The Bacillus sp. es.036 genomic sequence AATGACGCTCACTTACGATGGGACGGCTTTTAATGGTTATCAGGTGCAACCAAATGGACGCACAGTGCAGGAGGAACTGCAGCGTGCCTTAAAGCAAATGCACAAAGGTGAAGCTGTCCAGGTTACGGGGTCTGGAAGAACAGACGCACGGGTGCATGCATTTGGTCAGGTGATCCATTTTGATACAACACTATCGATTCCTCTTGAAAATTGGACGAAAGCGTTAAATGCGCAGCTTCCTGATGACGTGAGGGTTTTACATTCAGAAGCTGTATCAAGTGATTTTCATGCTAGATATGACGTTGTTCGAAAAACCTACCAGTATCGGGTGCACAATCGTGCAGCGGTTGACGTTTTTAGAAGAAACTATGCTGTGCATGAGCCACAGACGCTTGATATCATGGAAATGAAGCGTGCAGCTACTTATCTTAGTGGTGAGCATGACTTCACATCTTTTTGTGCCAGTAAGACAGATGTGAAGAATAAAGTAAGGACTATCTATCGAATTGAGATTGAGCAAGTGCAAGATGAACTTGTTTTTACGTTCGAAGGGAGCGGCTTTCTATATAATATGGTCCGCATACTAATGGGCACGTTGTTTGAGGTTGGAAAAGGGCGCCGTTCAGCTGATGACATTCCGATAATCCTAGAAGCAAAGGATCGAAACAAGGCAGGAAAAACGGCTCCTCCACATGGACTCTATTTATGGAAAGTCTCGTATTCTTAAAAAACGAAAGAAAGTTCTCAAACACTTGACATTTGTCTCCCAATATTATAAGATATTCTTTGGTATTTCTACATCCACTTGCCCCGGATTTAGAAATCTGACTGACAACTGACAATGAATATTCTGTGGTAGTTTTTAAAATAAATTGGATTGATTTTAGGAGGGAAACTCATGCGTACAACATTTATGGCTAAAGGCCACGAAGTCGAGCGCAAATGGTACATCGTTGATGCTGAAGGTCAAACACTTGGCCGTCTTGCTAGTGAAGTAGCAGCGATCCTACGCGGTAAAAATAAAGTAACTTTCACACCTCACGTTGACACTGGTGATCATGTGATCATCCTTAACGCTGAGAAAATTGAACTAACTGGTAACAAACTTAATGACAAGATGTATTACCGTCATAGTGGACACCCAGGTGGTTTAAAATCAAGAAATGCTCTAGAAATGCGTACTAACCGTTCAGAGCAAATGCTTGAACTTGCAATCAAAGGTATGCTTCCAAAGAACAGCCTTGGTCGCCAAATGATTAAAAAGCTTCATGTATTCGCTGGTAGCGAGCACAATCACCAGGCACAACAGCCTGAAAAATACGAACTAAGAGGTTAATTAAAAGGAGGGAATCAACTTGGCACAAGTACAATACAACGGCACTGGCCGACGTAAACACTCTGTAGCACGCGTACGTTTACTTCCTGGTAACGGACGTATGGTTATTAACAACCGTGAGATCGACGACTATTTCGATCTTGAAACACTAAAGCTTATCTCTAAGCAACCACTAGTTGAAACTGGCACTGAAGGCACTTACGATATTTTCGTAAATGTTAGCGGTGGTGGATTCACTGGACAAGCAGGCGCGATCCGTCACGGTATCGCTCGTGCACTTCTTCAAGCTGATCCGGAATCACGCGCAACACTTAAGAGCGCTGGCTTCCTAACTCGTGATGCTCGTATGAAAGAACGT encodes the following:
- the truA gene encoding tRNA pseudouridine(38-40) synthase TruA: MQRIKMTLTYDGTAFNGYQVQPNGRTVQEELQRALKQMHKGEAVQVTGSGRTDARVHAFGQVIHFDTTLSIPLENWTKALNAQLPDDVRVLHSEAVSSDFHARYDVVRKTYQYRVHNRAAVDVFRRNYAVHEPQTLDIMEMKRAATYLSGEHDFTSFCASKTDVKNKVRTIYRIEIEQVQDELVFTFEGSGFLYNMVRILMGTLFEVGKGRRSADDIPIILEAKDRNKAGKTAPPHGLYLWKVSYS
- the rplM gene encoding 50S ribosomal protein L13; translation: MRTTFMAKGHEVERKWYIVDAEGQTLGRLASEVAAILRGKNKVTFTPHVDTGDHVIILNAEKIELTGNKLNDKMYYRHSGHPGGLKSRNALEMRTNRSEQMLELAIKGMLPKNSLGRQMIKKLHVFAGSEHNHQAQQPEKYELRG
- the rpsI gene encoding 30S ribosomal protein S9, whose protein sequence is MAQVQYNGTGRRKHSVARVRLLPGNGRMVINNREIDDYFDLETLKLISKQPLVETGTEGTYDIFVNVSGGGFTGQAGAIRHGIARALLQADPESRATLKSAGFLTRDARMKERKKYGLKAARRAPQFSKR